The nucleotide window ATTTTTCTCACACCAATCAGCAGATGTTACAGGACCCCAGAAACTTGATATTCCATCTGCCATTCTTTAATATATATGCCCAAGATgtataataaataaattgatgCACCTTCTGCCAAGATTTTGCTGAGGTCATAACCTGCAATATATGCACAGCAAGGATGAGATAATAAACTTCAATTGGAAGGAACAACtgctcactttgcatattaaacCAGGTGTGATTGAGCTATAACCATCAGCAAAAGTGAGAATAAATTTGATGACTACACTTAAAACTAGTCCAAAGCATAAATGCCACAAACCTTACAGAAACTACTATTAAAAAGGCTCATAACAATAACTCAAAACAATGCAAAGTTTTCACAATCTGTTCTGAAGACATATTTAcacaaaaataagaaaagaaattttaatCTCATTAAATGGACCAAGAGAATTTAAGATATCATGTTTCAAAAGAAAACAAAACGCTGATAAGTGAAGAAATAATGTTAAGTGCCATTTAGTTAGCAAAAATAATAGCATGGAAAAAGGTGTACAAAATAATGGGTAATGAAAGTTTTTTCTTTCGTAATTTATTATCTCCCATTCCCTTATTCTATGTTACCAAACACGTAAACACTCAAAAGGACTGAAGGCATGATCCTGTGACCTCTCCTTCCAGATAATTGGAGAAGCCTAAAGGGCATAAAGGAGGCACAGCGATATGCAAAAGCAAAGGAATCATTTACAAGTTAGAGAATCCACAGAAATGCACATCAGAAAACTTCTAACACGTTTTTAAAAGATAGCAGATTTTATTTCATGACCTAAGccaaaaaataaatgatattttttGCTATAAAATTGCAAAATAATGGGAAAACTTCCTCATGTCAACCATGTTAAATATTAGCAGCATGAAAGAAGACAACTAAGTCATCAAACATAGGTCAACAGAAGATCAGAAATCCAAGCATGGATGACCATTTACTAATCCTCTAACTATTATAATCAGCAAATTAAGTTGATTTAGTTCATCATATAGGTCCAGATCTCCAAAAAAGAAAAAGCCAATTACCAGCAACTTCTTTTCATTAAATTATCCAGGGTTAAAGGAATTCCCAACAGGCTCCCATGCAAAAAATAGAACTTCTGTGGGCAATTTTGCCTTTCAAAACTTTAAACAAAATGTGCAAATCGCTCTATCTCAAATAAAGAATTCCAAATCACTATTCCACTCTTACATTAGAATGCCAGTTCACAATACCATCACCATCGTGagctatgagaaaaaaaaaaatgttcattTAATGAGGAAGTTCACACACCAAGAACCATGCCAAAAATAAATCAACCATCACCAAGTTGAAAATGAACACAATTAAGTAAAAACTCCTCCTAATATGATACCATAAACCTAACCTCTCTTGTATTTAACCATAGTTAAAGTGTTAAACCCCCTCCGATAATACAAGTTTCCACCAAAAATCTACACAACGCCCTGAACGGAAATAACTCTGGTCTTCAAAAGCGAAAAAGTTAGAAAACTAATTACTAACAATTTAATGTCTGATGAAatgtttattttttatatttaggtGTTGCATCTATTCTGGGGCATTGATTAATAGTTAACAAATCAATTTCGCATGGCAATCTCCATAAATGGCAAACATTGATTAGAGACATTGTAAATAGGCAAAGAAATTTCAATACAACACAGAGATCAAAGAAAATACATTTATAGTCTATCAAAGAAAAACCAACATCTAAAGAATCATAACAACATGCCCAATCGGCAAACACAAGGAAGCACATTTAACATAAACAATTGATCACATTTTTTCAGCCATATATACATGAGCGACACCTATTACCAGCATTAGCACCATGCAAAGTCAACTTATGCAATGCCAATTGGCAAGCAAGTGCAACATCAACTAAAAATCTACATCATTCATCTCTTAATGCAGGAAAAATAAAACGCAAATCAATGTACTTCTAAATCAGCCTACGACGCAAACACCGCAACCGGCCACCACCATCACCACCGTTACTTCACTACACAAGGCCGACAAAAAGAAGAGAACGTACGAACAAAAAACACTTAGCCATTACTcgcatcaaaaaaaaaaaatctgatataagaaaaaaaaaagagaatcatGTTAGAGAGAGAAACTAACCTTTCGCGGCCAGATCTATACTGCAAAAGGTGCAAAATTTTCTCTGGTTTTCCTATCTGCGTAGGATTTCTCTTTCCTACAGCAAAATAGAAGAAAATAGGGCAAAAAGAATTCGTAAATGGTGGGAATAATTTTTAGGGTAGTACAGAGTAAGCGCGTAGCGAGGGAACCTATACATAACACGTGCGAACTTTTGAGAACGTGTATGATATTTTACACCGTTGAATTAAGTTAGCGAGTGGTTGGGATTGCTTTTGTTGAGGCGCCTCTGCGCGGTGGTCCACGTTGGATCATGCTTGCTTTTCATGTTTTCGGGATCTGCTTTTGCAGTGCGTTAATGGTCGCGTGAGATATACATGTttgaattttcattttttaaaagaaaaaattgtatAATGAGTtatataatgaaaatgaaaaatgaaTATTGAATAGGAATAGGAATATGCCGAGATAACTTTTTAGGCTCTTAATTCAAAATgggaattactatttaatttatgagaattattattatttataaattaatttttatttaaaattatattttttattaaatattttaaaataatgcaaaataacttatataatttaattttaccaattaaataaattttccatcaaattttttcatattttatcattgaagttatgtaaaaaaaaatattatccataaaaatttgaaataattttttttaaaaattgtaaaataaaattttatatttatatatatcagTTTTCTAAatgtataaataaaaaattaatttttaaaatttaactagGTTTTGAAAACAATTTTAAtttgttatatattttttttaatgaaagctTTATTTCTCAAGTGATTTCCAAATAGAAAATAatgatttattataattaaaattaggcttttaagataaaaaaaaaaattaaacctttataattttccaattttaatcaaaatttttaattttatttatttaattttaaatcttttttattattttttattttagtaataaatttaattaaaacaacTGAATGAACTaacaaaaataattcaaatatttttactCATTAATTTTAGTCAAtcctttaattttattaattattcaacgatttttaatattttcattaattttagcaAATTTTATATTGATGAAAAAATATATTTGACAATTATATATATCTAATGTtgttatcttaattttttttttaaaatttatcattcTAAACTCACATCTTTATctccattttatctcaaaatttaaggtataataaataaaaaaattcattaatttaaacataaaataaataaaatcagaAATCTAATTATACTTTCAAATTATATGTATTTGGAATAtgtgaaataattaaaataatatatttttatttagtaaaatgacatttttattaatttgataataattaataaaaagattaaatgaatttataatatttataatttaagataatatttaaattatttttattaattaaattatctaattaaattaattgctaaattaaagtgaaagtttaacgattgaattgattaaattaaaaaatttaactaaaactaaaaaaaaaaacttacgaAAGTTCAGATTATTTTTAGTTATTTGgccttaaaattaaattataaatttgttacaactgaaattaaattattaattagaatatatttatttataataataagaaCTTAATCATtgtattgaaaaaaataaatagcacatattaacaaaattttaaaagtaaagtaaattttaaatatattttataataatttattttttattatgaaagatattaattttttaaaaaaatttttgacttagaaaataattttcaattattgaCAAAGGAacaattttttacatttttttattagtttgtgaaaaaataaaaattagaatttttaagaaataaaagaTAGAAGAATTATTTTCTACAAATAAAGAAACACGTGTGTTTCCAATGATGTTTTATGCATTTATTAACAAActaattagataaaaaaaattgtatGAAGAGGctatttttttaagataataaTTAACCTATAAATattcattaatatatatatatatatatatatatatatatatatatatattgtgtgtgttttttttttttattttaaaaactaaGCCTTTGAAATAACTTTGCAAAATGTGTCATAGAACTTAATAAAAGTACATAAAAATTATCATGtggcataaaatttaaaattatatatataataaaaaaattattcataaaatttaaaaaattaattttaaaaataatttttatatttaaagtctaagaactaatgatatttaaaatttcattttagtttATCGTTTTTAATAGaatttacaaaatttaaaatatttaaatttttttaattttcttctttattttagtaatgtataaaaattttaaaatataaaatatttataatttaaataaaatatttggaTGGCTGGTTTGTCTaatcatttaaaaatattttcttttaattattaattatataaaatattcaaatttaaaatatttgataaaatcttATTAATGAATGTAAATGACCTGTTGTTCAAGCAAAGGTTGAATAAGCATGATTCATCTTATTTTTAATCTCAATGaattttagattaaaaaaattttggctAAAATTTAATGGTTCAGGTGAgtctttaataatttttttatttacttaatttcataaaattgactttattttaagaaatttagaGTTATGTAATTGAATCAGGGCTAATttgcattaaaaaaaaattgtaatatcCTTGCTTGAATCTTGAATTGTAAAGAAAATGTTTATAGGTGTATATATAcacttattttatataattatttcttaaaataaattaaaaaaatgaaaataaaaatttgttgaaaATAAGATAGGAAAATATTTGATACAtccaaaatctaattaattaatgattCTCATATCCATTATATCTTTTTATCTGTAATTATTTAGTCTATTTCATTCATTATTCTAATTAGAAGATGAGCATTGTTTGGAGTTTTTGCTTGACATATGTAATAAATGAGTTACTCTTTGCCAattgaatagaaaagaaaatagatattttcaacctaatttatacatacaattatgttatatttattttttataattaattatggtTAAACCATGGCTTAtggatatttatattaaatatagtgATCTTGTATTAAACTGATAATATTATCATATAGAATTTTATATCATGGCCGATTCAATTCTAATTTAGCTTCGGTTAAATCTTAAACTATTAACCCTTTGCCTTTACTGATTTTTAGACAAAACAGGGTTTGAAAACTATGGTTTTTAGAAGTAGTACCTCTCTCCCTCACTCTCTTCCCACCCCTCTGTGTTTCTCCTCCCATCAAAATAGAATTgactaaaattaacaaaaaaaaaaaatttttggattttttcTATCATTAGGTTTATGCCAtgtcaaataaaaatatataaaataataatattttcatgTCAGCAATAATATTTTAATCGACCATCACGTCATCCACCACATCAGTAATaccatttaaaataataatattttagatAAGTCATCCCCCATATCAGTCCCATAAATCCCTAACTTTTAAAGTTTGGgtcaaaattgataaaaataaaaaatttaataaaaattgataATTCACCTAAAAacttagttttttatttttttattttttacagttGTGTCCAAAAATAATGATTAACATGTGATAAAaactttattatattatattttgaatattaagtattaaaattttataaaattataagtaaTAAAAGGCATTACTTTTATTTAAATGCCTCAAAAAATTTTGGCAATTTATTATTtcacatatttatttcttataaatatttataaagatAATTGATTTTATATGATAAATATGAttcatttttatattattttttatctcaTGAATTTTagatgaaaaaaattttataaataaatttataaatgccAATTATATacattttaaataagataaatgttgcttatataaaaagaaaaaaattcagaaaaaacAAAGTAGTTAAGGAATTTTTATAAAAGTCTAAGAGTaggtagaaaaaaaaaatgtgtcgtataatatatatatatatatatatatatatatatatatatatatatatatatatatatataaaaccaaGTATAGGATATCTttgtaaatacataaaaatataggcagaaaatttaaagtttgaaaactttGGGAGCAGAGAGAAATTCCGTTAAatggattttttattttaaaatttctttgttAATAAGCCTTTCTGGATATGCATGAAGGAGTTGTTAAGTTTTGCCGTCGTAAAAGAAAAATCTTTGTTTTGCCTGTAAACCCTAGTCTTGAATTCGGAACGCTTTCCTCCATCCCACTCGTTTCCTAGATCATAATCGTTCTCTTACTGGGAAAAGAGACCAAAGAAATACTAACCAGGTAATGGGATCGAATCCAATCTTGCCGGAAGGGTCTCAAATTCCAGCAGATGATGATGAGCTGGGTGTTCATGAAGATGCTATCAGTTTTGTCAATAAGGTTCGGAAAAGATTTGAACATGATGAAAGTGTTTATAAAGCTTTTCTTGATGTGTTAACTAGCCATGTGAAGATGAAAGAATGCGACCAGTTGAGTATACGTGATGTTCTTGAAAAGGTTTCTCAACTTTTCTGTAATCATGAAGATTTAGTGGAAGATTTCAAACGCTTTTTACCAGTTCCTGAAGCCTTGGATAAGGATTATAACTCTGAGGGGAAGAAATCTAGTGTTGCAGGAGTttccaagaaaaagaagaagccaGACAGAATGGATAAATTGCAGATAGAGACAGAGAGACTCAAGGAGAAGGAGTTTAAATCAATTCAAGAACTGGACCTTTCTCGTTGTAAAAGATGTAGCCCAAGTTATTGGATTTTTCCAGAGGACTATCCAATTCCTCAAGCAAGCAATAGGACCAAACTTTGTTCAGATGTACTGAATGATCGATTGGTATGCATTCCTTCAACTCTGCAGGATTTCTCACTCAAACACAAGCGTCCAAATGAACATGGAGAAGTCCTTTTTAAATGTGAAAATGAGAAGTATGAGCTTGACTCAGCCAAAAAAAATGTTGAAGAGTTACAAGGAAGGTAAGATCAATTTGAAGACTCCTATAAAAAATAGAAGAACTGGGCCTTTCTGTTGTAAaaattgtagaccaagttattggTTTTTGCCAGAGGACTATCCAATTCCTCAAGCAAGCAATAGGACCAAAATTTGTTCAGACGTACTGAATGATCAGTTGGTATGCAGACCTTCAATTCTGCAGGATGTCTCACTCAAACACAAGCATCGAAATAAACATGAAGAAGTCCTTTTTAAATTTGATGATGAAAAGTATGAGCTTGACATGAAGATAGGATATTGCAGATCAGCTAAATAATTCAGCATGATCTGGAGCTTAGAAGTAGAGCAGCTGTGTTAGAAACCTTTCAACAAGATGCAGATTGTTGAGCGCTTTTAGGGACCTTTCAATGTTTTTATTGTTTTCCTGCTTTTTATATATTTGAGGGGATAATATTCAGTAGAATGCTTTTAAACTAGATTTGCATATGATATAATCAAAAGTTCAACCTTTTTATGCTTGATTATGTGTTACTCTACTAAACTATAGTTAATGGAAAGCATGATAGAATACCCAATAACCTTCTGCTCTATTGATTTTCAAGGTCGCTCTGGCTAAATCTATTTCTACAATAATTCTGATTGTGAAGTGTGTTATGAATCAGGTGGCAGTACCAGTACAGAAGAAAAGGGAAGGATGTGACAGATGAACTCCAACAGAAAGATCAGATAAGGATAACTTCAAGGGAGGAACAATCTGCTGATTAAAGAGAATTATTTTAAGTTTGTTAGGGATAATGTTAGATTGGGTTATAAATGTAACAGAGGATAAgggcaagtttttttttttctttttttctttgcaTTCTGAAATTCTGGCGTATTGCCTGGGAAAGTGGAAACATTACTCTGCTGCATTGGGATATTTCTTATTCTGTTCTTGATTGCTCCATTTGTTATTTCCTTTATTGTTTTTGAGTGAATTTGATTGTCATTTGTCCTCATTCAAGAACGGAATAAAAGTCCATATTTCCATTCTTTCTCATTTGTGTTCTGAATAAATTCCTAACTCAAAGTGCATGCATTTCTATTCAA belongs to Hevea brasiliensis isolate MT/VB/25A 57/8 chromosome 4, ASM3005281v1, whole genome shotgun sequence and includes:
- the LOC110648869 gene encoding paired amphipathic helix protein Sin3-like 4 isoform X1, translated to MGSNPILPEGSQIPADDDELGVHEDAISFVNKVRKRFEHDESVYKAFLDVLTSHVKMKECDQLSIRDVLEKVSQLFCNHEDLVEDFKRFLPVPEALDKDYNSEGKKSSVAGVSKKKKKPDRMDKLQIETERLKEKEFKSIQELDLSRCKRCSPSYWIFPEDYPIPQASNRTKLCSDVLNDRLVCIPSTLQDFSLKHKRPNEHGEVLFKCENEKYELDSAKKNVEELQGRWQYQYRRKGKDVTDELQQKDQIRITSREEQSAD
- the LOC110648869 gene encoding paired amphipathic helix protein Sin3-like 4 isoform X2 — translated: MGSNPILPEGSQIPADDDELGVHEDAISFVNKVRKRFEHDESVYKAFLDVLTSHVKMKECDQLSIRDVLEKVSQLFCNHEDLVEDFKRFLPVPEALDKDYNSEGKKSSVAGVSKKKKKPDRMDKLQIETERLKEKEFKSIQELDLSRCKRCSPSYWIFPEDYPIPQASNRTKLCSDVLNDRLVAVPVQKKREGCDR